The proteins below come from a single Pleuronectes platessa chromosome 3, fPlePla1.1, whole genome shotgun sequence genomic window:
- the slc25a10b gene encoding mitochondrial dicarboxylate carrier: MTEKRMSRWYFGGLASCGAACCTHPLDLIKVHLQTQQEVKKRMLGMAIHVVKNDGVLALYNGLSASLCRQMSYSLTRFAIYETVRDMMGSTSQGPMPFYQKVLLGAFGGFTGGFVGTPADLVNVRMQNDMKLAPELRRNYKHAVDGLYRVLTEEGVRNLFSGATMAASRGALVTVGQLACYDQAKQLVLGTGMMGDNMLTHFLSSFIAGGCATFLCQPLDVMKTRLMNSKGEYTGVAHCIRETAKLGPLAFYKGLAPAGIRLIPHTVLTFLFLEQLKKNFGIRIIS; this comes from the exons ATGACGGAGAAGCGCATGTCGAGGTGGTACTTCGGGGGGCTGGCGTCGTGCGGAGCCGCCTGCTGCACGCACCCCCTGGATCTGATCAAG GTACACCTgcagacacagcaggaggtgaagaagaggatgctGGGGATGGCCATCCACGTGGTGAAGAATGACGGAGTGCTGGCTCTCTACAATGGCCTCTCTGCTTCCCTCTGCAgacag atgTCCTATTCCCTCACCAGGTTTGCCATCTATGagacggtgagggacatgatgGGTAGCACAAGCCAGGGCCCAATGCCCTTCTACCAGAAGGTCCTGCTGGGAGCCTTTGGAG GTTTCACTGGTGGGTTTGTCGGAACACCAGCAGACCTGGTGAATGTCAG GATGCAGAATGATATGAAACTAGCACCTGagctgaggaggaa CTACAAACATGCTGTGGATGGGCTCTACAGAGTCCTCACAGAAG AGGGTGTGAGGAATCTGTTCTCAGGAGCCACCATGGCCGCCAGCAGAGGAGCCCTGGTCACCGTTGGACAG TTGGCGTGTTATGACCAGGCCAAGCAGCTTGtgttgggaacggggatgatgggaGATAACATGCTCACACACTTTCTGTCCAGCTTCATTGCT GGAGGCTGTGCTACGTTCCTGTGTCAACCTCTGGATGTGATGAAGACGAGACTGATGAATTCAAAGGGAGAGTACACG ggGGTGGCACATTGCATACGTGAAACTGCCAAGCTAGGACCGCTTGCATTttacaag GGTCTCGCCCCAGCAGGGATCCGCCTGATTCCCCACACAGTGctcaccttcctcttcctggaGCAGCTCAAGAAGAACTTTGGCATTCGCATCATCTCCTGA
- the LOC128436875 gene encoding claudin-9-like codes for MASTGLQLLGLILTVLGWVFGALVCAAPLWRVSAFVGGELVIAQVLWEGLWMNCLSQTTGQIQCKTYDSTLALPSSGQAARGLTVLSLLLCLLALMLGVAGAKCTHCMGDANQASKARLARLSGVLFLVAGLAYLIPICWTAHAIIRDFYDPNVAAPLKRELGPALYLGWGASLLLLVGGSLLHVGSSPPGGRVLPVLGGATKDNPHTGAAGEGKQPEKSFV; via the coding sequence ATGGCATCAACAGGTCTCCAGCTGCTGGGCCTGATTCTAACCGTGCTGGGTTGGGTGTTCGGGGCGTTGGTGTGCGCCGCTCCGCTGTGGCGTGTGTCTGCCTTCGTGGGCGGAGAGCTGGTGATCGCCCAGGTGCTGTGGGAGGGACTGTGGATGAACTGCCTGTCGCAGACCACAGGCCAGATCCAGTGTAAGACCTATGACTCCACCCTGGCCCTGCCCTCATCCGGCCAGGCGGCCCGGGGCCTCACCgtcctctccctgctcctctgcctTCTGGCCCTCATGCTTGGGGTCGCTGGGGCCAAGTGCACTCACTGCATGGGCGATGCTAACCAGGCCTCCAAGGCTCGGCTGGCCAGGTTATCAGGGGTGCTCTTCCTCGTGGCTGGCCTTGCCTACTTGATACCCATCTGTTGGACGGCCCATGCCATCATCAGGGACTTCTATGACCCAAACGTTGCAGCTCCCCTAAAGAGAGAGCTGGGACCGGCGTTGTACCTCGGCTGGGGGGCCAGTCTGCTGCTCCTGGTGGGGGGCTCGCTGCTGCACGTTGGGTCTTCTCCACCAGGAGGAAGGGTGCTGCCTGTTTTAGGTGGAGCGACAAAGGACAACCCACATACTGGGGCAGCAGGAGAGGGGAAGCAACCGGAAAAATCGTTTGTATGA